From Daphnia pulicaria isolate SC F1-1A chromosome 4, SC_F0-13Bv2, whole genome shotgun sequence, one genomic window encodes:
- the LOC124337915 gene encoding ras-related protein Rab-21-like isoform X2 translates to MKGCVGKTSLVLRYVEDKFHEKHFSTIQASFLTKKINLEGQRVTLAIWDTAGQERFHALGPIYYRDSHAAILVYDITDQDSFVKVQNWVKELRRILGDKVVLAIVGNKIDLDKERNVPAEEALEYSKSVGATHYQTSAKTNRGIEELFLDVTQQLLRMAESQNELNSSTNLTSNRNPEVVIVDDSLAPKKSCC, encoded by the exons ATGAAAG GTTGCGTCGGCAAAACTTCTCTCG TCCTCAGATATGTCGAAGATAAGTTTCACGAAAAACATTTCTCAACAATTCAA GCCTCCTTCTtgactaaaaaaattaacctgGAAGGACAAAGAGTGACTCTGGCCATTTGGGATACAGCTG GTCAAGAAAGATTTCATGCATTGGGACCCATTTACTACAGAGATTCTCATGCTGCCATCCTTGTTTATGACATCACTGACCAAGATTCCTTTGTAAAG GTTCAAAACTGGGTCAAAGAACTGAGAAGGATTCTAGGAGACAAAGTAGTTTTGGCAATTGTTGGAAACAAAATAGACTTGGATAAGGAAAGAAATGTTCCAGCAGAAGAAGCCTTAGA GTATTCCAAATCGGTTGGTGCTACACATTACCAGACTTCGGCCAAGACGAATCGAGGCATTGAAGAATTATTCTTGGACGTAACTCAGCAGCTTTTGAGGATGGCAGAGAGTCAGAATGAACTCAATAGTTCAACAAACTTGACTAGTAATCGCAATCCAGAAGTGGTTATTGTTGACGATAGTCTCGCCCCCAAAAAATCTTGTTGCTAG
- the LOC124337915 gene encoding ras-related protein Rab-21-like isoform X1 — protein MSSNFRSNLGQLHFKIVLLGEGCVGKTSLVLRYVEDKFHEKHFSTIQASFLTKKINLEGQRVTLAIWDTAGQERFHALGPIYYRDSHAAILVYDITDQDSFVKVQNWVKELRRILGDKVVLAIVGNKIDLDKERNVPAEEALEYSKSVGATHYQTSAKTNRGIEELFLDVTQQLLRMAESQNELNSSTNLTSNRNPEVVIVDDSLAPKKSCC, from the exons ATGTCGAGTAACTTCCGTTCAAACCTTGGtcaattacattttaaaattgtacTTCTCGGTGAAGGTTGCGTCGGCAAAACTTCTCTCG TCCTCAGATATGTCGAAGATAAGTTTCACGAAAAACATTTCTCAACAATTCAA GCCTCCTTCTtgactaaaaaaattaacctgGAAGGACAAAGAGTGACTCTGGCCATTTGGGATACAGCTG GTCAAGAAAGATTTCATGCATTGGGACCCATTTACTACAGAGATTCTCATGCTGCCATCCTTGTTTATGACATCACTGACCAAGATTCCTTTGTAAAG GTTCAAAACTGGGTCAAAGAACTGAGAAGGATTCTAGGAGACAAAGTAGTTTTGGCAATTGTTGGAAACAAAATAGACTTGGATAAGGAAAGAAATGTTCCAGCAGAAGAAGCCTTAGA GTATTCCAAATCGGTTGGTGCTACACATTACCAGACTTCGGCCAAGACGAATCGAGGCATTGAAGAATTATTCTTGGACGTAACTCAGCAGCTTTTGAGGATGGCAGAGAGTCAGAATGAACTCAATAGTTCAACAAACTTGACTAGTAATCGCAATCCAGAAGTGGTTATTGTTGACGATAGTCTCGCCCCCAAAAAATCTTGTTGCTAG
- the LOC124337913 gene encoding SIN3-HDAC complex-associated factor-like, which yields MFSFHKPKIYRSGTGCCICRAKSSSSRFTDSGKYQPYFEACFHLEEERSGDICNACVLLVKRFRKLPTGLLRHWGHVVDARANTKVRPKISIVQKVNQPEDEEEGGVDDGDDDDDIKLVSKVIRKKRREKREEKHWNRTRSKIITKIENQMPSFLDPQLWHRETVCCGTIFRGPMNAIVIDTNNFRPCLARRSSREESISSSSPSGGASPSSSDSPVASSSQIHYKVDTDKMSGCGCDSEPETAEFDQPFESQNGHSKMAVPAAF from the exons atgttcaGTTTTCACAAACCAAAAATCTACCGTTCGGGGACGGGCTGCTGCATTTGCCGTGCAAAATCCAGCAG TTCCAGGTTTACCGATTCGGGGAAATATCAGCCGTATTTCGAAGCTTGTTTTCACCTGGAAGAAGAACGCTCGGGTGACATTTGTAACGCTTGCGTCTTACTTGTTAAACGCTTTCGCAAGCTCCCGACCGGATTGCTGCGGCACTGGGGCCAT GTAGTCGATGCCCGGGCCAATACCAAAGTCCGTCCTAAAATATCTATAGTGCAAAAGGTTAACCAGCCTGAAGATGAAGAGGAAGGAGGTGTTGACGACggcgatgacgatgacgacatAAAATTAGTCTCCAAAGTAATTCGCAAGAAACGTCGAGaaaaacgagaagaaaaacacTGGAATCGCACTCGCAGTAAAATAATAACCAAAATAGAAAACCAGATGCCTAGTTTTCTCGACCCTCAGTTGTGGCACAG AGAAACTGTTTGTTGCGGAACTATTTTCCGTGGCCCGATGAACGCCATCGTGATCGacacaaataattttcgaCCGTGTTTGGCTCGTCGGTCAAGTCGTGAAGAATCAATCAGTTCATCTTCGCCCAGCGGAGGAGCCAGTCCTTCTAGTAGCGATTCGCCTGTTGCCTCGTCGTCACAAATCCATTACAAGGTGGACACCGACAAGATGAGTGGATGTGGATGCGATTCAGAACCAGAAACGGCAGAGTTTGACCAGCCGTTTGAGAGCCAAAACGGCCATTCCAAAATGGCAGTACCGGCCGCATTTTAg
- the LOC124337894 gene encoding uncharacterized protein LOC124337894, which produces MKFHEWNTTNSKCLFDSNPNHMQSFTFSGNSYNVTNSSFLGKCDQQGKSSLLEALCKVFQTNTSSLNSPFHKLNQDEFLKVKTSLSHYKSCLPATETAEWFIESGESSNCLMPQPEATKQRLVCYFLTKQHKVVGKFVVSNAENKLIIPRKSVDKGNSNLQFLKNMNQLSSATIKDRYKAPFNHSNLSDIEFTSSRLQIFGVVTAVNKLPTKTTSSWHSLICISDPSLIMIASGDEEEEDKAPGEFKMSLFFNTLEDHPEFHRGDVVRFTNVKIETHKNRCDGRVFNKTDVTVYCHPDSKAPVLRENFDDRAAVVRVLSHWWTLNHRFFDYVTPHPIYHLLSRYPGIRTFRELSDELICDLYCQVVSISDDSSDLNFVCVRDGTIFTLQKQPTTNQSEPEIEQINTDPNERKPSYGFLGLAIFEPEHWKTIKTQNICVNDYVIMREVKVVFLTEETLANLRSYYAYHHPCVLFRPAGDKVKKISANHHEAYKIRSRLHRLPDELEKMDSWKFPSQIEEKVPEDPLLVRLNDSSVQMNILKRLKRS; this is translated from the exons atgaaattTCATGAGTGGAATACAACAAATTCCAAGTGTCTTTTTGATTCTAATCCTAACCACATGCAATCCTTTACTTTCTCTGGAAATTCCTATAATGTGACAAACAGCTCATTCTTGGGGAAATGTGATCAACAAGGCAAGTCATCTCTTCTTGAAGCTTTGTGTAAGGTGTTCCAAACCAACACATCCAGCCTCAACTCTCCATTTCACAAGCTAAATCAAGATGAATTCCTTAAAGTTAAGACATCACTTTCCCACTACAAGTCATGTTTACCAGCTACAGAAACTGCCGAATGGTTTATAGAGAGTGGGGAAAGTTCAAATTGTTTAATGCCACAGCCCGAAGCAACAAAACAAAGACTTGTTTGCTATTTCCTGACAAAACAACACAAGGTTGTGGGGAAATTTGTGGTCAGTAATGCTGAAAACAAACTTATTATTCCAAGAAAGTCAGTTGATAAGGGAAATAGCAATCTTCAGTTTCTTAAGAACATGAACCAATTATCCAGTGCAACAATCAAAGATAGATACAAGGCTCCATTTAATCACTCTAATTTGAGTGATATTGAATTCACATCCAGCCGGTTGCAGATTTTTGGTGTTGTCACAGCTGTGAATAAACTTCCAACAAAGACAACAAGCTCCTGGCATTCTCTAATTTGCATTTCAGACCCATCTCTCATCATGATTGCATCtggtgatgaagaagaagaggataaAGCCCCTGGTGAGTTCAAAATGTCCCTATTCTTCAATACATTAGAAGATCATCCAGAATTCCATCGAGGTGATGTCGTTCGATTTACGAATGTCAAG ATAGAGACTCATAAAAATCGTTGTGATGGACGGGTCTTCAACAAAACAGATGTCACCGTCTATTGTCATCCTGATAGTAAAGCACCTGTTCTCCGCGAAA ATTTTGATGATCGAGCAGCCGTTGTTCGCGTTTTGAGCCACTGGTGGACGTTAAACCATCGGTTTTTCGACTACGTTACGCCACATCCAATTTATCATCTTCTTTCCAGATATCCAGGCATTCGTACTTTTAGGGAATTATCTGATGAACTCATCTGCGACTTGTATTGCCAA GTAGTCAGTATATCGGATGACTCTtcagatttaaattttgtgtGCGTTCGAGACGGCACTATTTTTACACTCCAAAAGCAACCCACGACTAATCAGTCTGAACCAGAGATCGAGCAAATTAACACAGACCCAAATGAGAGAAAACCTTCTTACGGGTTCTTAGGACTCGCCATTTTTGAACCCGAACACtggaaaacaatcaaaacacaAAAC ATTTGTGTGAACGATTACGTGATTATGCGAGAAGTAAAAGTAGTCTTTTTGACTGAGGAGACGTTGGCCAACTTACGATCCTATTACGCCTACCACCATCCGTGTGTTTTGTTCCGTCCGGCTGGCGataaagtaaagaaaatttcggCCAATCATCACGAAGCGTACAAGATCCGTTCTCGCTTGCACCGACTTCCCGATGAATTGGAAAAGATGGATAGCTGGAAGTTCCCTTcacaaattgaagaaaaagtacCTGAAGACCCTCTTTTAGTCCGGTTAAATGACTCTTCCGTACAAATGAACATTCTGAAAAGATTAAAACGTTCTTGA
- the LOC124337918 gene encoding ubiquitin-conjugating enzyme E2-22 kDa-like, which produces MANIAVQRIKRELKEVLNSDEVARCSIHVELVGESFAELKGEIAGPPDTPYEGARFQLEIKIPETYPFNPPKVRFVTKIWHPNVSSVTGAICLDILKHQWAAAMTLRTVLLSLQALLASPEPDDPQDAVVARQCKDKPQIFQLTAQHWANAYAGGPSVNPDYENKIRRLKDLGVTEMNARASLSSCDWDLERATEQIFS; this is translated from the exons ATGGCAAACATCGCTGTGCAACGTATTAAACGAGAGTTGAAAGAAGTTTTAAACAGTGATGAG GTCGCAAGGTGTTCTATCCATGTTGAACTGGTCGGCGAAAGTTTTGCTGAATTGAAGGGAGAGATAGCTGGTCCACCTGATACTCCATATGAAGGTGCAAGATTCCAATTAGAAATCAAGATTCCTGAGACATATCCTTTTAACCCTCCCAAAGTTCGGTTTGTCACCAAAATTTGGCATCCGAATGTTTCTTCAGTAACTGGAGCTATCTGCCTTGACATTCTAAAA CATCAATGGGCTGCAGCTATGACTCTACGAACTGTCCTCTTATCATTGCAAGCATTATTGGCCTCACCAGAACCAGATGATCCTCAAGATGCAGTAGTTGCTCGACAATGCAAAGATAAGCCTCAGATTTTTCAGCTCACAGCTCAACACTGGGCAAATGCTTATGCAGGAG GTCCTTCCGTTAATCCTGACTATGAGAACAAAATTCGGCGACTAAAAGATCTTGGTGTAACAGAAATGAACGCACGAGCATCACTTTCCTCGTGTGACTGGGATTTAGAACGCGCAACTGAACAGATCTTTAGTTAG
- the LOC124337907 gene encoding presenilins-associated rhomboid-like protein, mitochondrial isoform X2, whose protein sequence is MFQSEVSRRTLLSFKKGNLHQIVFKGGKWTGRGGSSRLQSRVELTPSKLNVSPEGKGRLFGPVLFTTGFTGSCFALGAIWEYENMRSKALQFKQKANNWIERQQNNIKNGSFRNQMNHWWNSQNMTEGQKLFYCILLANTTVLLAWRIPALTQFMISYFCSNPFARAVCWPMVFSTFSHHSFLHFGANMYVLYSFMNATTHYMGKEQFLAFYLSAGVISSLASHIFKTALRMPGISLGASGAIMGVLAYFCSQHPDALLQIAFIPGFTFTADSGLKALLCFDTVGLIMRWKLFDHAAHLGGAMFGLFWSHWGQRDVWNQRVQFLQMWHNFRTGFKSD, encoded by the exons AT GTTTCAAAGTGAAGTTAGCAGGCGAACTCTATTGTCTTTTAAGAAGGGAAATCTACACCAAATTGTCTTTAAAGGTGGTAAATGGACTGGTCGAGGAGGCTCCTCAAGATTGCAATCTCGAGTAGAATTGACACCTTCAAAACTGAATGTATCACCCGAAGGCAAAGGACGTCTGTTTGGGCCAGTTTTGTTTACAACTGGG TTTACAGGATCCTGCTTTGCTTTGGGTGCAATTTGGGAATATGAAAATATGAGGAGCAAAGCATtgcaattcaaacaaaaagctAATAACTGGATTGAGAGACAAcagaataatattaaaaat GGGAGTTTCAGAAACCAAATGAATCATTGGTGGAACAGCCAGAATATGACTGAGGGGCAAAAACTATTTTATTGCATCTTGTTAGCCAACACAACAGTTTTGTTAGCTTGGAGAATTCCAGCATTGACACAATTTATGATATcatatttttgttctaatCCATTTGCAA GAGCTGTTTGCTGGCCAATGGTCTTTTCAACATTCTCTCATCACTCTTTCTTGCATTTTGGAGCCAACATGTATGTTCTTTATTCTTTCATGAATG CCACTACTCATTATATGGGTAAAGAACAATTTCTAGCTTTCTATCTTTCTGCCGGTGTGATATCATCATTGGCCAGTCACATCTTCAAGACAGCGTTGCGAATGCCTGGAATTTCCCTTGGAGCG TCAGGAGCCATTATGGGTGTTCttgcttatttttgttctcaaCACCCCGACGCCCTATTGCAAATTGCCTTTATTCCTGGATTCACTTTCACTGCAGATTCG GGTTTGAAGGCACTTCTTTGTTTCGATACAGTAGGCTTGATAATGCGGTGGAAGCTTTTTGATCATGCCGCGCATTTGGGTGGCGCCATGTTTGGACT ATTTTGGAGCCATTGGGGGCAAAGAGACGTATGGAATCAGCGAGTTCAATTCTTACAAATGTGGCACAATTTCCGAACTGGATTCAAATCAGATTAA
- the LOC124337907 gene encoding presenilins-associated rhomboid-like protein, mitochondrial isoform X1: MLSVHRFQSEVSRRTLLSFKKGNLHQIVFKGGKWTGRGGSSRLQSRVELTPSKLNVSPEGKGRLFGPVLFTTGFTGSCFALGAIWEYENMRSKALQFKQKANNWIERQQNNIKNGSFRNQMNHWWNSQNMTEGQKLFYCILLANTTVLLAWRIPALTQFMISYFCSNPFARAVCWPMVFSTFSHHSFLHFGANMYVLYSFMNATTHYMGKEQFLAFYLSAGVISSLASHIFKTALRMPGISLGASGAIMGVLAYFCSQHPDALLQIAFIPGFTFTADSGLKALLCFDTVGLIMRWKLFDHAAHLGGAMFGLFWSHWGQRDVWNQRVQFLQMWHNFRTGFKSD; encoded by the exons ATGCTATCCGTGCATAGGTTTCAAAGTGAAGTTAGCAGGCGAACTCTATTGTCTTTTAAGAAGGGAAATCTACACCAAATTGTCTTTAAAGGTGGTAAATGGACTGGTCGAGGAGGCTCCTCAAGATTGCAATCTCGAGTAGAATTGACACCTTCAAAACTGAATGTATCACCCGAAGGCAAAGGACGTCTGTTTGGGCCAGTTTTGTTTACAACTGGG TTTACAGGATCCTGCTTTGCTTTGGGTGCAATTTGGGAATATGAAAATATGAGGAGCAAAGCATtgcaattcaaacaaaaagctAATAACTGGATTGAGAGACAAcagaataatattaaaaat GGGAGTTTCAGAAACCAAATGAATCATTGGTGGAACAGCCAGAATATGACTGAGGGGCAAAAACTATTTTATTGCATCTTGTTAGCCAACACAACAGTTTTGTTAGCTTGGAGAATTCCAGCATTGACACAATTTATGATATcatatttttgttctaatCCATTTGCAA GAGCTGTTTGCTGGCCAATGGTCTTTTCAACATTCTCTCATCACTCTTTCTTGCATTTTGGAGCCAACATGTATGTTCTTTATTCTTTCATGAATG CCACTACTCATTATATGGGTAAAGAACAATTTCTAGCTTTCTATCTTTCTGCCGGTGTGATATCATCATTGGCCAGTCACATCTTCAAGACAGCGTTGCGAATGCCTGGAATTTCCCTTGGAGCG TCAGGAGCCATTATGGGTGTTCttgcttatttttgttctcaaCACCCCGACGCCCTATTGCAAATTGCCTTTATTCCTGGATTCACTTTCACTGCAGATTCG GGTTTGAAGGCACTTCTTTGTTTCGATACAGTAGGCTTGATAATGCGGTGGAAGCTTTTTGATCATGCCGCGCATTTGGGTGGCGCCATGTTTGGACT ATTTTGGAGCCATTGGGGGCAAAGAGACGTATGGAATCAGCGAGTTCAATTCTTACAAATGTGGCACAATTTCCGAACTGGATTCAAATCAGATTAA